The Shewanella zhangzhouensis genome has a window encoding:
- a CDS encoding cupin domain-containing protein — MTSKISDIKRFSTSGAQTEQYFLPEEKRLEGNPLQSLTNHYSSPCGQFHAGVWQSDGGKWNVNYTEHEFCDILEGSSIICDSEGNSLTVEAGDKFVIPAGFKGTWEVVEHCRKIYVIFEQS; from the coding sequence ATGACTTCAAAAATATCTGATATAAAGCGATTTTCGACATCAGGCGCCCAAACAGAACAGTATTTTCTTCCCGAGGAAAAACGCCTTGAGGGTAATCCGTTGCAGTCGTTAACCAACCACTATTCCAGTCCCTGTGGCCAGTTTCACGCCGGGGTTTGGCAGAGTGATGGCGGCAAATGGAATGTCAACTATACTGAACACGAATTTTGTGACATTCTCGAAGGGTCCAGCATTATCTGCGACAGCGAAGGTAACAGCCTGACCGTGGAAGCTGGAGACAAGTTCGTTATCCCCGCCGGTTTTAAAGGCACATGGGAGGTGGTTGAACATTGCCGCAAGATCTATGTGATTTTTGAGCAAAGCTAA
- a CDS encoding TorF family putative porin, whose amino-acid sequence MDKYFNKNKLAKLTGILLTGALLSPLANAGELTGEVGVANDYRFRGVSQTDSGFQVSAGIDYATDSGFFVGAWASNVDFGEDDDTNIELDIYAGYYHEVSDDLSFDVTIYRYNYFGETSDYDYFEGTVGADFHGFRAAYWYTNDYSGSDYDYHYLELNYSWEFAENWSLDLHIGNNFGDAIEDEDFGFGDSFVDYSIGVSTEVAGFGLSLAWLDTNLDDDVEITDDLFNTEGTVLASVSYAF is encoded by the coding sequence GTGGATAAATATTTCAATAAAAACAAGCTTGCTAAGCTGACCGGGATCCTTCTGACAGGTGCGCTGCTGTCCCCTTTGGCCAACGCCGGTGAACTGACCGGTGAAGTTGGGGTGGCCAACGATTACCGCTTCCGTGGCGTATCGCAAACCGACAGTGGTTTCCAGGTTTCTGCAGGCATTGATTACGCCACCGACTCAGGCTTCTTCGTAGGCGCCTGGGCCAGCAACGTGGACTTCGGTGAAGATGATGACACCAATATTGAATTGGACATCTATGCCGGTTACTACCATGAAGTCAGCGATGACCTGTCGTTCGACGTCACCATCTATCGCTACAACTATTTCGGTGAAACCAGCGATTACGATTACTTCGAAGGTACAGTAGGCGCCGATTTCCACGGTTTCCGCGCCGCCTATTGGTACACCAACGACTACAGCGGTTCAGACTACGACTACCATTATCTGGAGTTGAACTACAGCTGGGAGTTTGCTGAAAACTGGAGCCTGGACCTGCACATAGGTAACAACTTCGGTGATGCGATTGAAGACGAAGATTTCGGCTTCGGCGACTCCTTTGTTGACTACTCCATCGGTGTCTCTACCGAAGTGGCCGGTTTTGGCCTGTCTCTGGCATGGCTCGATACCAACCTGGATGACGATGTAGAGATTACAGACGATCTGTTCAACACCGAGGGCACTGTGCTTGCCAGCGTAAGCTACGCCTTCTGA
- a CDS encoding DUF3634 family protein: MLANLLKLLFIAVGVYIIYRLIFGGKKGLSLFEMHFKEGRMTSHKGKIPEKFERECRNLAKAEKLTCTIRAERLGDVRLHISANVADNLAQRLRNQFPFELYDKKMQDNSKQTG; encoded by the coding sequence ATGTTAGCTAACCTGTTGAAACTGCTTTTTATCGCTGTTGGTGTTTACATCATCTACCGACTCATCTTTGGTGGTAAAAAAGGTCTGTCGCTGTTTGAAATGCATTTCAAGGAAGGCCGCATGACCAGCCACAAGGGAAAAATTCCGGAAAAATTTGAGCGCGAGTGCCGAAACCTGGCCAAGGCAGAAAAGCTCACCTGTACCATACGAGCCGAGCGCCTCGGCGATGTCCGTCTGCACATTTCGGCCAACGTGGCGGACAATCTGGCGCAGAGGCTGAGAAATCAATTCCCGTTCGAGCTGTATGATAAAAAGATGCAGGACAACAGCAAACAGACCGGCTGA
- a CDS encoding DUF6662 family protein translates to MNKKRLGLCALGLCAATLSQHSIAGEDLFGYLKGAEALPEGASELYQKVTVRDGKSVGSYQGIDFETEYEYGVSNKFSSSVSAKFMSLDTDGLSIDGYLPGAKDIGFKASGVELGMAYMFLSPAKDDLGLQASLSLDYDWIDKHSGYDKDTLSLELGLQTQKYFMEGELVWLGNMGVETTYADRAPIDNLPEDFDWPTDPEMEIELKFGTGLSYRFAPNWFVSAEVLYETEFETEVGQERWSWFAGPSLHYGSANWWATLTWLPQLAGGGEQFDGQDTDLHLIEKTEQEWRFKIAYNF, encoded by the coding sequence ATGAACAAGAAACGTCTGGGCCTGTGCGCTCTTGGCCTGTGTGCCGCGACTCTGAGCCAGCACAGCATTGCCGGTGAAGATCTCTTCGGTTACCTCAAAGGCGCCGAAGCTCTGCCTGAAGGTGCCTCTGAGCTATACCAAAAAGTCACAGTACGTGACGGCAAGAGCGTGGGCTCGTATCAGGGTATCGACTTCGAGACCGAATACGAATACGGGGTTTCCAACAAGTTTTCTTCATCGGTATCGGCCAAATTTATGTCGCTGGATACCGATGGCCTGTCAATTGATGGCTATCTGCCGGGTGCCAAGGATATAGGGTTCAAAGCCTCAGGCGTGGAATTGGGGATGGCTTACATGTTCCTCAGCCCCGCCAAAGACGATTTGGGTCTGCAGGCCAGCCTGTCTTTAGACTACGACTGGATTGACAAGCACTCGGGCTACGACAAAGACACACTGTCGCTGGAGCTGGGCCTGCAAACACAAAAGTACTTTATGGAAGGTGAGCTGGTTTGGCTGGGTAACATGGGTGTGGAAACCACCTACGCCGACCGCGCTCCCATCGATAATCTGCCGGAAGATTTTGACTGGCCAACCGATCCGGAAATGGAGATCGAGCTGAAATTCGGTACCGGCCTGAGCTATCGTTTCGCCCCCAACTGGTTTGTCAGCGCCGAAGTACTCTACGAAACCGAATTTGAAACCGAAGTAGGTCAGGAACGCTGGTCATGGTTCGCCGGTCCTTCACTGCATTACGGCAGCGCCAACTGGTGGGCAACACTGACCTGGCTGCCGCAGCTTGCCGGTGGTGGTGAACAGTTCGACGGCCAGGATACCGACCTGCATCTGATTGAAAAAACAGAGCAGGAATGGCGCTTTAAGATTGCCTACAACTTCTGA
- a CDS encoding FMN-binding protein, which translates to MSDSLLSNSLWFIPMAFVAAPAVAADYLSIPQAQQLLFPSASSFIERPTLFDSGARSAIKSHAGTRQRQDHQPIWRVEKDGQLQGWFMVDDVIGKHEYITYAAAITADGEVMGIEVLSYRETHGAEVRDESWRANFKGKSLKDPFKLDEDVPNISGATLSCRNLLDGVKRLLTIHELFLARES; encoded by the coding sequence ATGTCTGACTCCCTGTTAAGCAACAGCCTCTGGTTTATCCCCATGGCTTTTGTGGCGGCACCTGCCGTGGCCGCCGATTACCTGAGCATCCCTCAGGCGCAGCAGTTACTGTTTCCCTCCGCGAGTAGCTTTATCGAGCGCCCTACCCTGTTTGACAGCGGTGCACGCAGCGCTATCAAATCCCATGCCGGCACCAGACAACGTCAGGACCACCAGCCCATTTGGCGGGTAGAAAAAGACGGTCAGTTACAAGGCTGGTTTATGGTCGATGACGTTATAGGCAAGCACGAATACATTACCTACGCCGCCGCCATCACCGCCGACGGCGAAGTCATGGGCATAGAAGTGCTGAGCTACCGCGAAACCCATGGCGCAGAAGTAAGAGACGAAAGCTGGCGCGCCAACTTCAAAGGCAAAAGCCTGAAAGACCCCTTCAAGCTCGATGAAGATGTGCCCAATATCAGCGGCGCTACCCTGAGTTGCCGTAATCTGCTTGATGGTGTCAAAAGACTGCTGACCATCCACGAGCTTTTCCTGGCCCGCGAGTCCTGA
- a CDS encoding FAD:protein FMN transferase: protein MLRRAKPMLGTLTDIRVTDPGNADVKAAMTAAFGLMGEIDSSLSFHRPMSALSALNARPMQWTDIGRHGARILRLAKALGRQSDNRFNVTLGGALVIAGALPRHTGADFLPSGSWDDIEIKGTRARLKRPVLLTLDGIAKGYAVDMAVSCLKRFGVRAGSVNAGGDLKVFGDQAIKVQLRNSQGFTDTLWLKNAALASSRLGGAPDARFPSLIICQDAHPANSPQTESLLSVIAPFAWRADALTKVLASATPDIVTRLGGHLPSLTPSPGTKL from the coding sequence GTGCTGCGCCGCGCCAAACCCATGCTGGGCACGCTGACGGACATCAGGGTCACTGACCCCGGCAATGCCGATGTAAAGGCGGCTATGACTGCCGCCTTTGGGCTGATGGGCGAGATAGACTCGAGTCTTTCGTTTCATCGGCCGATGAGTGCACTTTCGGCCCTCAACGCCCGCCCGATGCAATGGACCGACATAGGCAGGCATGGCGCCAGGATACTCAGGCTCGCCAAAGCGCTGGGCAGGCAGAGCGATAACCGCTTCAATGTCACCCTGGGCGGCGCTCTGGTCATAGCCGGAGCACTGCCCCGTCATACCGGGGCCGATTTTTTACCCAGTGGCAGTTGGGATGATATAGAGATAAAAGGTACCCGGGCCAGGCTTAAACGGCCGGTGCTGCTTACCCTGGATGGCATTGCCAAGGGCTACGCGGTGGATATGGCAGTAAGCTGCCTTAAACGCTTTGGGGTACGCGCAGGCTCGGTCAATGCCGGGGGCGATCTTAAGGTATTCGGGGACCAGGCCATTAAGGTACAGCTGAGAAACAGCCAGGGCTTTACCGATACCCTGTGGCTTAAGAATGCTGCACTGGCAAGCTCAAGACTCGGCGGAGCCCCGGATGCGCGCTTCCCCTCGCTTATCATTTGCCAGGATGCGCACCCGGCTAATTCCCCGCAGACCGAGTCCCTGCTATCTGTTATCGCCCCTTTTGCCTGGCGCGCCGACGCGCTTACCAAGGTGCTGGCGTCTGCCACCCCGGATATAGTGACTCGCCTCGGCGGACATCTTCCGTCCCTTACCCCAAGCCCTGGCACCAAACTCTGA
- a CDS encoding DUF6942 family protein, with product MTSTSAPVGLGDDHYQLGVCIANRPPFMGLAELASCRTLVSGEIKAIGDACGNGWRKVFNVYAKLMWAMAADELIKKALPAVATVSQFNSWQAYRDAMLLQPDCGTALLFSSPLEARPGPLYLVMGKGYGTAFSDRENGGLQLEWLSERFAIDRHRRLIVCPYFDYRQLSNQRIDELVVLIRRFCQ from the coding sequence ATGACAAGCACAAGCGCACCCGTGGGCCTGGGTGATGACCACTACCAATTGGGTGTCTGTATCGCCAATCGTCCACCCTTTATGGGGCTGGCTGAGCTTGCCAGCTGCCGCACGCTGGTGAGCGGCGAAATCAAAGCCATAGGCGATGCCTGCGGCAATGGCTGGCGCAAGGTGTTTAACGTGTATGCCAAGTTAATGTGGGCCATGGCCGCCGATGAGCTGATTAAAAAGGCACTGCCAGCGGTTGCGACCGTGAGCCAATTTAACAGCTGGCAAGCGTATCGGGATGCGATGCTGCTGCAACCAGACTGCGGTACGGCGCTGCTGTTCTCATCACCCCTTGAAGCTCGCCCCGGTCCGCTGTATCTGGTCATGGGGAAAGGTTACGGCACTGCCTTCAGCGACAGGGAAAATGGTGGATTACAACTCGAGTGGCTCAGCGAGCGATTTGCCATAGACCGTCATCGCCGTCTTATCGTCTGTCCTTATTTCGATTATCGGCAACTGAGTAATCAGCGCATCGATGAGCTGGTGGTGCTGATACGACGCTTTTGTCAGTAA
- the zapE gene encoding cell division protein ZapE → MPDTRQIPDFSSPSEAYHRLCQTSRLHQDPAQLTALAALQLRFESLQEQAGIKGLYLWGDVGRGKTLLMDLFHASLGDIPNLRLHFHHFMARIHRQLNQLTGIRDPLRHLARQLAKDCRVLCFDEFFVSDIGDAIILGRLCEALFDEGVMLVATSNTPIHRLYENGLQRDRFLPAIALLQQQLESIHLNGSVDHRINAESANPGLQRWLCGGEADFDALFGPDACCNVEMQVLGRPIHAKRTASGIAWFRFEDLCDGPRSQLDYMALAEQLEVLVLSEVPRLGGEPRGWIRARGTEDGVEATITGERILSYAPQDDAARRFIALVDEFYDQGKLLYLHTQVPLDELYCQGALGFEFRRTQSRLQQMLRADWQG, encoded by the coding sequence ATGCCAGACACTCGCCAAATCCCTGATTTTTCATCGCCAAGTGAAGCTTACCACCGGCTGTGCCAAACATCCCGGCTGCACCAAGACCCGGCGCAGTTAACGGCTCTGGCAGCCTTGCAACTGAGATTCGAGTCACTTCAAGAGCAAGCTGGCATTAAAGGGCTTTACCTCTGGGGGGATGTGGGCCGGGGCAAGACCTTACTCATGGACCTCTTCCATGCTTCCCTCGGGGATATCCCCAACCTGCGGCTGCATTTCCATCACTTTATGGCCCGGATTCACCGGCAATTAAATCAACTCACCGGTATACGCGACCCACTGAGACATCTGGCGCGTCAGCTGGCAAAGGACTGCCGCGTTCTCTGTTTTGATGAGTTTTTTGTCTCGGACATAGGTGATGCCATTATTTTGGGGCGCTTGTGCGAGGCACTGTTTGATGAGGGCGTTATGCTGGTTGCCACCTCCAACACGCCAATCCACAGACTGTACGAAAACGGCCTGCAGCGGGACAGGTTTCTGCCTGCCATCGCGCTCTTGCAGCAACAGCTGGAGTCCATTCACTTAAACGGCAGCGTGGATCATCGAATCAATGCAGAATCGGCAAACCCCGGGCTGCAGCGCTGGCTGTGTGGCGGCGAGGCTGATTTCGATGCACTCTTCGGCCCTGATGCATGCTGCAACGTTGAGATGCAGGTACTGGGGCGCCCTATTCATGCCAAACGCACGGCTTCGGGCATTGCCTGGTTCCGCTTTGAAGACTTGTGTGATGGTCCCCGCTCGCAGCTGGACTATATGGCGCTGGCAGAGCAGTTGGAGGTCTTGGTGCTCAGTGAGGTGCCAAGGCTCGGCGGCGAACCCCGGGGCTGGATCCGTGCCCGGGGGACCGAAGATGGCGTTGAAGCGACAATTACCGGCGAGCGCATCTTAAGTTATGCCCCCCAGGATGATGCGGCGCGGCGCTTTATTGCCTTGGTGGATGAGTTTTACGATCAGGGCAAGCTGCTGTATTTACACACCCAGGTCCCCCTCGACGAGCTTTATTGTCAGGGGGCTCTGGGATTTGAATTTCGCCGCACCCAAAGCCGGCTTCAGCAGATGCTGCGGGCCGACTGGCAGGGCTAG
- a CDS encoding amidohydrolase family protein, with protein sequence MSRLKPLVRTLGLTLSIGLVLGGTAHAQSLKLTNFQLVDVEQGRLVQGKQLLIGDGRIVRVAPANKPLQADSTQDLGGQYLLPSLWDMHVHFEGRELVEDNALLLPLYLAYGITAVREAASDLAPEVMVWRRQIADGERLGPRIFSAGQKFEGIDSLWSGDMEVGDEAAMGRGMEKLTAMKVDFIKITENTMTPALYLKTVAEAHSRGFRVSSHIPYGVSVADAARTGLSSIEHASYVLRLGHSDEAPIAAAVRDGTLSAKDAAVRYRQGFEQHVASEGYKMLAAEGVAVTPTLIGGYQLANLDTQDHSQDAFLRYLTTAFTDKYRWRIERMGEQTPEQWRARKQRYEAEATQLRYLDAAGVTLLAGSDSAALNTYVYPAEGLHTELQLWQEVGLSPARILRAATLDGAKFMGLDKDYGSIVEGKRADLLVLKANPLADISATLAIDSLVLGGEYHNEAQLTRWKDNAAAAVQILNTGRKDI encoded by the coding sequence ATGTCCAGACTCAAACCACTCGTTCGCACCCTTGGCCTGACTCTCAGTATCGGCCTGGTATTGGGGGGCACGGCCCATGCCCAAAGCCTTAAACTGACCAATTTCCAGCTGGTGGACGTGGAGCAAGGCCGCCTGGTGCAGGGGAAACAGCTGCTGATTGGAGATGGCCGCATTGTACGTGTGGCGCCGGCGAATAAGCCACTGCAGGCCGACAGCACGCAAGACCTGGGCGGTCAGTATCTGTTGCCATCCTTGTGGGATATGCATGTGCACTTTGAGGGGCGTGAGCTGGTGGAGGATAACGCGCTGCTGCTCCCCCTTTATTTGGCCTATGGCATTACGGCGGTGCGGGAAGCCGCCAGCGACCTTGCCCCGGAAGTGATGGTATGGCGCCGGCAAATTGCTGATGGCGAGCGCCTTGGTCCGCGTATTTTTTCGGCAGGGCAAAAATTTGAGGGGATAGACTCCCTGTGGAGCGGTGATATGGAGGTCGGTGATGAGGCGGCCATGGGGCGTGGCATGGAGAAGCTGACCGCCATGAAGGTGGATTTCATCAAGATAACCGAAAACACCATGACACCGGCGCTCTATCTTAAAACCGTGGCCGAAGCTCACAGCCGTGGGTTTCGGGTATCCAGCCACATTCCCTATGGCGTGAGTGTGGCCGATGCCGCCCGCACCGGGCTGTCGAGTATTGAACATGCCTCCTACGTGCTGCGTTTGGGGCACAGTGACGAGGCCCCCATCGCGGCGGCCGTGAGAGACGGCACCCTGTCGGCCAAAGATGCCGCCGTCCGGTACCGGCAGGGATTCGAGCAGCACGTCGCCTCTGAGGGATATAAGATGCTGGCGGCCGAGGGCGTGGCCGTCACGCCCACCCTGATTGGTGGCTATCAGCTGGCGAATCTTGACACCCAGGATCACAGTCAGGATGCGTTTCTGCGTTATCTCACTACGGCCTTTACCGACAAATACCGCTGGCGCATCGAGCGCATGGGCGAGCAAACGCCCGAGCAGTGGCGCGCTCGCAAGCAGCGCTATGAGGCCGAGGCGACTCAGCTGCGTTACCTGGACGCCGCCGGGGTAACGTTGCTTGCGGGCAGTGACTCTGCGGCGCTCAATACCTATGTGTATCCTGCCGAAGGGCTGCATACTGAATTGCAGCTGTGGCAAGAGGTGGGACTGAGCCCGGCGAGAATTTTGCGCGCTGCCACCCTCGATGGGGCCAAATTTATGGGACTGGATAAGGACTACGGCAGTATCGTCGAGGGTAAGCGGGCGGATTTGTTGGTGCTAAAGGCCAACCCCCTGGCGGATATCAGCGCGACACTGGCAATCGACAGCCTGGTGCTGGGTGGGGAATATCACAACGAAGCTCAGCTCACGCGCTGGAAAGACAATGCCGCTGCGGCGGTGCAAATCCTCAACACCGGCCGCAAGGATATCTAG
- a CDS encoding LysR substrate-binding domain-containing protein, with protein sequence MSSPSLGTEQVFPQQALLDPVLLRAFVAVADSGSFTRAAAATHLTQSTVSQQVKRLEQQLGCELLSRKGRYAMPTVDGERLLGYARQILALMAEAGMAPEQPPLLRLAVAEDFAGNALMPILMKLRTRYPNVKLEVQSGLSKPLYQAFQEGMVELALIKQRQGEHPAKACWPEALSWLAAANWQAVKAGEPLPLVAFPAGGLYRNEMAQLLDEAGIPWRLVYSSNSLEGVLCAVAAGMGVSLLPSRFIRAGEHKEIASLPRATAMELALHLAGSPGAELQYLADEIGAYCARLSTGSSSLLPPSTSA encoded by the coding sequence ATGTCATCCCCATCGCTCGGCACCGAGCAGGTATTCCCCCAACAGGCCTTGCTGGATCCCGTGCTGCTGCGGGCCTTTGTGGCTGTGGCCGACAGCGGCAGCTTTACCCGCGCCGCAGCCGCTACCCATTTAACCCAATCCACCGTGAGCCAACAGGTAAAACGGCTTGAGCAGCAATTGGGCTGTGAGTTACTTAGCCGTAAGGGGCGCTACGCCATGCCCACCGTGGATGGCGAGCGGCTTTTGGGTTATGCCCGGCAAATATTGGCCCTGATGGCTGAGGCGGGCATGGCACCTGAGCAGCCGCCCTTGCTGCGCCTCGCCGTGGCAGAAGATTTTGCCGGAAACGCCCTGATGCCCATCCTGATGAAACTCAGGACACGCTATCCCAACGTAAAGCTTGAGGTGCAATCGGGCCTGAGTAAACCGCTGTATCAGGCATTTCAGGAAGGAATGGTGGAGCTGGCACTGATTAAACAGCGCCAGGGAGAGCACCCAGCCAAAGCCTGTTGGCCAGAGGCGCTGAGCTGGCTTGCCGCCGCAAACTGGCAGGCTGTGAAAGCGGGAGAGCCACTGCCCCTGGTTGCCTTTCCGGCGGGAGGCCTGTATCGCAACGAAATGGCCCAGCTGCTGGATGAAGCTGGCATTCCCTGGCGACTGGTATACAGCAGCAATTCCCTAGAAGGTGTACTTTGCGCCGTCGCCGCCGGGATGGGGGTCAGCCTGTTACCCAGCCGTTTTATCCGGGCCGGGGAACATAAAGAGATAGCATCGCTGCCCCGGGCAACCGCCATGGAGCTGGCGCTGCACCTTGCCGGCTCACCGGGGGCTGAACTGCAGTACCTGGCAGATGAAATCGGTGCTTATTGCGCCCGGCTCTCCACTGGCAGTTCATCACTGTTACCCCCCAGTACATCGGCGTAG
- the glnE gene encoding bifunctional [glutamate--ammonia ligase]-adenylyl-L-tyrosine phosphorylase/[glutamate--ammonia-ligase] adenylyltransferase, producing the protein MSQQHQAEIPKEIKEKGSLWLASLEAHHPESLIGLDSVQRRELEQVAGLSDFIARELSRHPERIGQLFDGLLDKVDRSAFDRELHQALASVTAEEEAKAVLRRYRNFQMARLAWRDFTGKVPLGESLLDISSLAEALIIAGRDWLYREMCQSLGIPTDADGRPQPLMILGMGKLGGRELNFSSDIDLIFTFPEHGETQGGRKSLDNQQFFIRMGQRLVNLLSQVTVDGFVFRVDMRLRPYGESGPLVVSFSALEDYYQEQGRDWERYAMVKARALGPWSGYSDELHSLLRPFVYRRYIDFSAIESLRRMKQLIAQEVRRRHLTDNIKLGAGGIREVEFVVQSFQLIRGGREPSLRTQSLFGAIDTLYSLGQLEYLAVDELKNAYVLLRRVENLLQAIDDKQTQTLPDNPLDWQRLCCALEMANEFDLRAHIEAAMGKIHRHFRATVGGEEAEDNHEHWTWQFWNVQEDDHAEALLKDQHIDDPALWPLLQGWRETMSRRPIGPRGRETLDRLMPKLLGELVSMPTPSAAFAPVFNVVEQVLTRTTYLELLCENPGARAQLVSLCCASPWIADQLAKFPMLLDELIDPAALYDITSLDDYGSELRQYLLRVPEDDMEQQMEALRQFKLTQQLKIAAADVTGVLPIMQVSDHLTFLAEAIIEQVVHQAWGQVAARHGVPSHLEPGQMGFAVIAYGKLGGIELGYGSDLDLVFLHNHQGTGLTTGERQIETSHFYLKLAQRILHLFSTRTTSGELYEVDMRLRPSGASGLLVSEIERFGEYQQQEAWTWEHQALVRSRFVFGDNQLAARFSEIRAEVLGKLRDPAVLKGEVKAMRTKMREHLLKVDEGMFDLKQSPGGITDIEFIAQYLVLAGSAEFEDLTVWSDNVRIFQTAAELDILPLPVAQQLIAAYCTLRDENHRLTLQREAGQLPAIAVAEHSERVRAIYADVLGGNSDELPVESRAQ; encoded by the coding sequence ATGTCGCAGCAACATCAGGCAGAAATACCGAAAGAAATCAAAGAAAAAGGCAGCCTGTGGCTGGCATCTCTGGAGGCGCACCATCCTGAGTCTCTGATTGGGCTCGACTCGGTGCAGCGCCGGGAACTGGAACAGGTTGCCGGGCTGAGCGATTTTATTGCCAGAGAGCTGTCGCGCCATCCCGAGCGCATCGGTCAGCTCTTTGATGGTCTGCTGGACAAGGTCGACAGAAGTGCATTTGACCGGGAGCTGCATCAGGCGCTGGCGTCTGTCACGGCCGAAGAGGAGGCCAAGGCCGTACTGAGGCGTTATCGCAACTTTCAGATGGCGCGTCTGGCCTGGCGCGACTTTACCGGTAAGGTGCCGCTCGGTGAGTCACTGCTGGATATTTCTTCCCTTGCCGAAGCCCTGATTATTGCGGGCCGGGATTGGCTCTACCGGGAAATGTGCCAAAGCCTCGGCATTCCCACGGATGCGGATGGTCGCCCTCAGCCCCTGATGATCCTGGGGATGGGTAAACTGGGGGGCCGTGAGCTGAATTTCTCCTCTGACATCGACCTGATTTTTACTTTCCCCGAGCACGGCGAAACCCAGGGTGGGCGCAAATCGCTGGATAACCAGCAGTTTTTTATCCGCATGGGACAGCGACTGGTGAATCTCCTGTCTCAGGTCACGGTCGATGGTTTTGTGTTCCGGGTAGATATGCGCCTGCGCCCCTACGGGGAGAGCGGCCCTTTGGTGGTCAGTTTCAGTGCACTGGAAGACTATTATCAGGAGCAGGGCCGTGACTGGGAGCGCTACGCCATGGTCAAGGCCCGGGCGCTGGGCCCCTGGAGCGGCTACAGCGATGAGCTGCACAGTTTGCTGCGCCCCTTTGTTTACCGCCGTTATATCGACTTTTCGGCGATAGAATCGCTGCGCCGCATGAAGCAGCTTATCGCCCAGGAAGTGAGACGCCGCCACCTGACCGACAACATTAAATTGGGCGCCGGCGGTATCCGTGAAGTCGAGTTCGTGGTGCAAAGCTTTCAGCTTATTCGGGGCGGGCGTGAACCCAGCCTGCGCACCCAGAGTCTTTTTGGCGCCATAGATACCCTGTACAGCCTGGGCCAACTGGAATACCTGGCGGTGGATGAGCTGAAAAACGCTTATGTGCTGCTCAGAAGGGTTGAAAACCTGCTTCAGGCCATCGACGACAAACAAACCCAAACCCTACCGGATAACCCGCTGGATTGGCAGCGATTGTGCTGTGCCCTGGAAATGGCCAATGAGTTTGACCTGCGCGCCCATATCGAAGCGGCCATGGGCAAAATTCACCGTCACTTTCGCGCCACAGTGGGCGGCGAAGAAGCCGAAGACAATCACGAGCACTGGACCTGGCAGTTCTGGAATGTGCAGGAAGACGACCATGCCGAAGCGCTGCTGAAAGATCAGCACATCGACGATCCGGCACTCTGGCCTTTGCTTCAGGGCTGGCGTGAAACCATGTCGCGCCGTCCCATAGGTCCCAGAGGGCGGGAAACTCTCGATCGTCTGATGCCCAAGCTGTTGGGGGAACTGGTGTCCATGCCCACGCCATCGGCGGCCTTTGCCCCTGTTTTTAATGTGGTTGAACAGGTACTGACACGTACCACCTATCTGGAGCTCCTGTGTGAAAACCCGGGCGCCAGAGCTCAGTTGGTCAGCCTATGCTGTGCCAGCCCCTGGATTGCCGATCAGCTGGCCAAGTTTCCCATGCTGCTGGATGAACTTATCGATCCTGCCGCCCTCTATGACATTACTTCCCTTGACGACTATGGCAGTGAGCTGCGTCAGTATTTGCTGCGGGTGCCCGAAGATGACATGGAGCAGCAAATGGAAGCCCTGCGTCAGTTCAAGCTGACCCAGCAACTCAAGATTGCCGCCGCTGACGTCACCGGGGTACTCCCTATTATGCAGGTCAGCGACCATCTGACCTTCCTCGCCGAAGCCATCATTGAGCAGGTGGTACATCAGGCATGGGGTCAGGTTGCTGCCCGTCATGGGGTTCCGTCGCATCTCGAGCCCGGGCAGATGGGCTTTGCCGTGATTGCCTACGGCAAACTCGGCGGTATTGAGCTGGGTTATGGCTCCGATTTGGATTTGGTGTTTTTGCACAATCATCAGGGCACAGGGCTCACCACCGGCGAGCGGCAAATCGAAACCAGCCATTTTTATCTCAAACTCGCTCAGCGCATTTTGCACCTCTTCTCCACCCGCACCACCTCAGGGGAACTCTATGAAGTGGATATGCGGCTGCGCCCCTCAGGTGCATCGGGTTTACTGGTGAGTGAGATAGAACGCTTTGGCGAATATCAGCAGCAGGAAGCCTGGACCTGGGAACATCAGGCGCTGGTGCGGTCGCGCTTTGTGTTTGGTGATAACCAGTTGGCGGCCCGTTTCAGTGAGATCCGCGCCGAGGTGCTTGGCAAGCTACGGGATCCTGCCGTGCTCAAGGGCGAGGTTAAAGCCATGCGTACCAAGATGCGTGAGCACCTGCTGAAAGTGGACGAGGGCATGTTCGATTTGAAGCAGAGCCCGGGTGGCATTACGGATATTGAGTTTATTGCCCAGTATCTGGTGTTGGCGGGTAGCGCAGAGTTTGAGGATTTGACCGTATGGTCTGATAACGTGCGGATTTTCCAGACGGCCGCCGAACTCGACATACTGCCTTTGCCTGTGGCGCAGCAGCTGATTGCCGCTTACTGTACCTTGCGGGATGAAAACCACAGGCTGACGCTGCAGCGTGAGGCCGGTCAGTTACCGGCCATCGCCGTTGCCGAGCACAGTGAGCGGGTGCGTGCCATCTACGCCGATGTACTGGGGGGTAACAGTGATGAACTGCCAGTGGAGAGCCGGGCGCAATAA